The Austwickia sp. genome includes a region encoding these proteins:
- a CDS encoding ABC transporter permease, whose product MTVQMSTPRADHLTPAAVPFWAGIRTVASLDLRQRWRAARTRWVLLTWIVAVYGFVGLTWLATHQMTIQSQASVFYGVTMFVVLTLALLVAPSLSASAISGDRADGVLVSLQVTLLSPAQIVLGKFLAAWAAALGFLAIAAPVLLWALLAGGVSLGTLLVALLSLILITGTVCALGLAISALTARVVSSTTLTYVVLGFLVIGIPLLFGLTLPLTQSTESYRVLRHDASNWRPSNWRPAPGTTEPPPCVEATELRTMVHTERTWWLLAANPFVLVADAAPGARSLRAGTSEPLGIIREGVRIARRGATEPIVECWTGTETPIEDPRSSDDSARRLDDPGCPFGVTTYALLGAGALAIATRRLRTPCHKLPRGTRIA is encoded by the coding sequence ATGACCGTGCAGATGAGCACCCCGCGCGCCGACCACCTGACCCCGGCCGCCGTGCCGTTCTGGGCGGGGATCCGCACCGTGGCGAGCCTGGATCTTCGCCAACGCTGGCGCGCCGCGCGCACCCGATGGGTGCTGCTGACGTGGATCGTGGCCGTCTACGGATTCGTGGGGCTGACCTGGTTGGCCACCCACCAGATGACGATCCAGAGTCAGGCCTCGGTGTTCTACGGGGTGACGATGTTCGTCGTCCTCACCCTCGCGCTGCTCGTGGCGCCGTCCCTGTCCGCGAGCGCCATCAGCGGCGACCGGGCCGACGGCGTGCTGGTCTCGCTCCAGGTCACCCTGCTCAGTCCCGCCCAGATCGTGCTCGGCAAGTTCCTCGCCGCGTGGGCGGCGGCGCTGGGCTTCCTCGCCATCGCCGCGCCGGTGTTGTTGTGGGCCTTGCTCGCCGGCGGGGTCAGCCTCGGCACCCTGTTGGTGGCGCTGCTGTCGCTCATCCTGATCACCGGGACCGTCTGCGCCCTCGGGCTGGCGATCTCCGCGCTGACGGCCCGGGTGGTGAGTTCGACGACGCTGACGTACGTCGTGCTGGGATTCCTCGTCATCGGCATCCCGCTGCTGTTCGGCCTGACCCTGCCGCTGACCCAGAGCACGGAGAGCTACCGGGTCCTGCGCCACGACGCCAGCAACTGGCGCCCCAGCAACTGGCGCCCCGCGCCCGGCACCACCGAACCGCCGCCCTGCGTCGAGGCGACCGAGCTGCGCACCATGGTGCACACCGAACGCACCTGGTGGCTGCTGGCAGCCAACCCCTTTGTGCTGGTCGCCGACGCTGCGCCCGGCGCGCGCTCCCTGCGCGCGGGGACCAGCGAACCCCTCGGCATCATCCGCGAGGGCGTGCGGATTGCCCGGCGCGGGGCCACCGAGCCCATCGTGGAGTGCTGGACCGGCACCGAGACCCCTATCGAGGATCCCCGCAGCAGCGACGACAGCGCCCGGCGGCTCGACGACCCGGGGTGTCCGTTCGGGGTCACGACGTACGCCCTGCTCGGCGCGGGTGCGCTGGCGATCGCGACTCGGCGCCTTCGCACGCCCTGCCACAAGCTCCCGCGCGGGACGCGCATCGCGTAG
- a CDS encoding DUF5063 domain-containing protein, which yields MPDTPSTPDVAEPARPAGPADAVADAQADTAAEPPIAEADEHAVAEPIDADLALLGEETAAEARQFLAVVRRVGSGESPEQAIPLLLLATSQILVTGARLGAIMDVVPAEQFEADLGADFDLEGLRGSLGSLLTGLDDYCEVVDPMTTPELGASTLSGDLTEVAAALVHGLRHYADGRISEALWWWQFSYLSDWGVRATGALRALQSIMSHIRLDADEDTVAEAEFDALHR from the coding sequence ATGCCTGACACTCCGTCCACTCCCGATGTCGCCGAGCCGGCGCGTCCCGCCGGTCCTGCGGACGCCGTCGCCGACGCTCAGGCCGACACCGCGGCCGAGCCCCCGATCGCCGAGGCCGACGAGCACGCGGTCGCCGAGCCCATCGACGCCGACCTGGCCCTGCTGGGCGAGGAGACCGCGGCGGAGGCCCGCCAGTTCCTCGCCGTCGTCCGCCGGGTCGGCTCCGGCGAGTCTCCCGAGCAGGCCATCCCCCTGTTGCTGCTGGCCACCTCGCAGATCCTCGTGACCGGGGCCCGCCTCGGGGCGATCATGGACGTGGTCCCGGCGGAGCAGTTCGAGGCGGACCTCGGCGCCGACTTCGACCTGGAGGGCCTGCGCGGGTCGCTGGGTTCGCTGCTGACGGGGCTCGATGACTACTGCGAGGTCGTCGACCCGATGACCACCCCGGAGCTGGGGGCCAGCACGCTGTCGGGCGACCTCACCGAGGTGGCTGCGGCCCTGGTGCACGGGCTGCGGCACTACGCCGACGGCCGGATCAGCGAGGCGCTGTGGTGGTGGCAGTTCAGCTACCTCTCCGACTGGGGCGTCCGGGCCACCGGTGCCCTGCGGGCGCTGCAGTCGATCATGAGCCACATCCGGCTGGACGCCGACGAGGACACCGTCGCCGAGGCCGAATTCGACGCCCTGCACCGCTGA
- the recR gene encoding recombination protein RecR: protein MYEGAVQDLIDELGRLPGVGPKGAQRIAFHILAADAIDVQRLADALIAVKEKVRFCATCGNVAEEELCRICADPRREERAICVVEEPKDVLAIERTREFRGRYHVLGGAISPMEGVGPDDLRFAQLFTRLSDGRVDEVIIATDPNLEGEATAAYLARLLVPLQLRVTRLASGLPVGGDLEYADEVTLGRAFEGRRLLNA from the coding sequence GTGTACGAGGGAGCGGTCCAAGACCTGATCGACGAGCTCGGGCGGTTGCCCGGGGTCGGCCCGAAGGGTGCCCAACGGATCGCGTTCCACATCCTGGCGGCCGACGCCATCGACGTGCAGCGCCTGGCGGACGCGCTGATTGCGGTCAAGGAGAAGGTGCGGTTCTGCGCCACGTGCGGCAATGTCGCCGAGGAAGAGCTGTGCCGCATCTGCGCCGATCCGCGCCGCGAGGAGCGGGCGATCTGTGTGGTCGAGGAGCCCAAGGACGTCCTCGCGATCGAGCGGACGCGCGAGTTCCGGGGCCGCTACCACGTCCTCGGTGGCGCGATCAGCCCGATGGAGGGCGTCGGGCCTGACGATCTGCGGTTCGCCCAACTGTTCACGCGCCTGTCCGACGGGCGGGTCGACGAGGTCATCATCGCGACCGACCCCAACCTGGAGGGCGAGGCCACGGCGGCCTATCTCGCCCGCCTCCTGGTGCCTCTGCAGCTGCGGGTCACGCGGCTGGCCTCCGGCCTTCCGGTCGGCGGCGATCTCGAATACGCCGACGAGGTCACCCTCGGTCGGGCCTTTGAAGGGAGGCGCTTGCTCAATGCCTGA
- a CDS encoding 1-acyl-sn-glycerol-3-phosphate acyltransferase, translated as METTRFYALARSVAAPVLRTVLRADVRGAEHVPASGPVIIASNHLSFFDSIVLPAVAPRPITFLAKAEYFTGKGLSGAWNRAFFTAAGTIPVDRDETAAASQSLQVALDVLSAGGAFGIYPEGTRSRDGRLYRGRTGIGHLVLTSGAPVVPVAIRGTERIQPVGSRFVRPAKVSVEFGAPLWLGDRYGVLPPGRARREIADEVMAAIQAMSGQEPAGIYNERPPS; from the coding sequence GTGGAGACGACCAGGTTTTACGCGCTGGCGCGGTCCGTCGCGGCGCCCGTGCTGCGCACGGTGCTGCGCGCCGACGTCCGCGGCGCCGAGCACGTCCCGGCCAGTGGGCCGGTGATCATCGCCAGCAACCACCTGTCGTTCTTCGACAGCATCGTGTTGCCCGCCGTCGCGCCGCGGCCGATCACGTTCCTGGCCAAGGCCGAGTACTTCACCGGCAAGGGCCTGTCCGGCGCCTGGAATCGGGCCTTCTTCACCGCCGCCGGCACCATCCCCGTCGACCGCGACGAGACCGCGGCCGCGTCGCAGTCGCTGCAGGTGGCCCTCGATGTGCTCTCGGCAGGCGGCGCCTTCGGGATCTATCCGGAGGGCACCCGGTCCCGGGACGGGCGGCTCTATCGCGGCCGGACCGGCATCGGACACCTGGTCCTGACGTCGGGCGCGCCCGTGGTCCCGGTGGCGATTCGCGGCACCGAGCGCATCCAGCCGGTGGGCTCCCGGTTCGTCCGCCCCGCCAAAGTGTCCGTCGAGTTCGGGGCGCCCCTCTGGCTGGGGGACCGGTACGGCGTGCTGCCGCCCGGGCGCGCCCGGCGGGAGATCGCCGACGAGGTGATGGCCGCGATCCAGGCGATGAGCGGCCAGGAGCCGGCCGGGATCTACAACGAGCGCCCACCCAGCTGA
- a CDS encoding DNA polymerase III subunit gamma and tau, producing MTTALYRRYRPQTYADVIGQEHVTEPLMQALRSGRVGHAYLFSGPRGCGKTTSARILARCLNCEQGPTPTPCGECPSCVALATGGPGSVDVIEIDAASHGGVDDARDLREKAAYGPAQSRFKVYIIDEAHMVTPQGFNALLKIVEEPPEHVKFVFATTEPEKVIGTIRSRTHHYPFRLVPPTRLSEYLESLCAREGVAVEPGVLSFVVRAGGGSVRDSLSVLDQLIAGSGPEGLTYAGAAALLGFTEAELLDAVVDALAAGDGGAVFRQLDKVIETGHDPRRFVEDLLERFRDLIIVSASEDAAAAVLRGVPEDQLTRMRQQAASFGPGELSRSADIVNAGLTELSGATAPRLQLELICARLLLPAAAGPGGYAARLDRLERRLEMAGPTPPDGTSRPARHPDSTPVEDSAFASGSAGAPAGGREALRQAHAASRGGASDPVDSPPAARAEAAPAGAESPLAEPSPQRVAEPTRQRGAERSPQRPEAEQSPQRGAESSPQRGAEASPQRGAAPPRGGLDTDAVRRSWPDVLAKVFGIRRVTWTFLSEHAQVLEYDGRRLVLGIATEGLARTFHHGPHGEVVRQALIETLGVDVAVEGRVMPARGSEPLSQTAPLSDPGPPRMSPVEPTEPTMGARETRLEPPASPPSTPSPPSTPSASPTPSMSPTQSTSPGASTATRSEGAAPGVPASAQRPTPLDALDDDEAEELLDDDDTELAPPMGVVDETASAAGLDDADDGVDDGDDDDDGGPTTDVSHVGEANDGKDPVPQTGPPGAPADPGWPADDDPGDGAGYGPQYAADPDPDEEPDDEWAPVPGPKGDPLNVFATPEPAAPAAPAVSSEPDRASEPAAPAEPPAPAPAAPPPPAAPRPAGGRARMSAYERAKASLGERDPGVAGASSGSRGDRGRTGRALPATQEAEDAEVSVDDENIQDSGAIGQPVIAKVLGGVVIDERQE from the coding sequence GTGACCACCGCCCTGTACCGCCGCTACCGGCCCCAGACGTACGCCGACGTGATCGGGCAGGAGCACGTCACCGAGCCGCTCATGCAGGCGCTCCGCTCCGGGCGGGTGGGCCATGCCTACCTGTTCAGCGGCCCGCGCGGCTGCGGCAAGACCACCAGCGCTCGCATCCTGGCCCGCTGCCTCAACTGCGAGCAGGGTCCGACGCCGACCCCGTGCGGCGAGTGCCCCTCCTGCGTGGCCCTCGCGACCGGAGGGCCCGGCTCGGTCGACGTCATCGAGATCGACGCCGCGAGCCACGGGGGCGTGGACGACGCGCGCGACCTCCGCGAAAAGGCGGCCTACGGTCCGGCGCAAAGCCGGTTCAAGGTCTACATCATCGACGAGGCCCACATGGTCACCCCGCAGGGCTTCAACGCGCTGCTGAAAATCGTCGAAGAACCGCCCGAGCATGTGAAATTCGTGTTTGCCACGACAGAGCCGGAAAAGGTCATCGGGACCATTCGGTCGCGGACCCACCATTATCCGTTCCGTCTCGTGCCGCCGACGCGGCTCAGCGAATATCTTGAATCCCTGTGCGCCCGTGAGGGGGTCGCGGTCGAGCCCGGGGTGCTGTCGTTCGTCGTCCGCGCGGGCGGGGGGTCGGTGCGCGACTCCCTCTCGGTCCTCGACCAGCTGATCGCGGGGTCGGGTCCGGAGGGACTGACGTACGCCGGGGCTGCGGCGCTGCTCGGCTTCACCGAGGCGGAGCTGCTTGACGCCGTCGTGGACGCCCTCGCCGCCGGGGACGGCGGGGCGGTCTTCCGGCAGCTCGACAAGGTCATCGAGACCGGCCACGACCCGCGCCGCTTCGTGGAGGACCTGCTGGAGCGCTTCCGGGACCTCATCATCGTCTCGGCCAGCGAGGACGCCGCCGCCGCGGTGCTGCGCGGCGTCCCGGAGGACCAGCTGACCCGCATGCGGCAGCAGGCGGCGTCGTTCGGTCCGGGGGAGCTGTCGCGCAGCGCGGACATCGTCAACGCCGGCCTCACCGAGCTCAGCGGCGCGACCGCCCCGCGGCTGCAGCTGGAGCTGATCTGTGCCAGGCTGCTGCTGCCGGCGGCCGCGGGTCCGGGTGGGTACGCCGCCCGCCTCGACCGCCTTGAACGTCGCCTCGAGATGGCCGGGCCGACGCCGCCGGACGGTACGTCGAGGCCGGCGCGGCACCCCGACTCCACCCCGGTCGAGGATTCTGCCTTCGCTTCGGGCTCGGCCGGTGCCCCGGCGGGGGGCAGGGAGGCGCTGCGCCAGGCGCACGCCGCCAGCCGGGGCGGTGCGTCGGATCCGGTGGACTCGCCCCCTGCGGCCCGGGCCGAGGCTGCTCCCGCGGGTGCGGAGTCTCCATTAGCGGAGCCCTCCCCGCAGCGGGTCGCAGAGCCCACGCGGCAGCGGGGCGCCGAGCGGTCGCCGCAGCGGCCCGAGGCCGAGCAGTCGCCGCAGCGTGGTGCCGAGTCGTCGCCGCAGCGCGGCGCCGAGGCCTCGCCGCAGCGTGGCGCAGCGCCGCCCCGCGGGGGTCTCGACACCGACGCCGTACGCCGGAGCTGGCCCGACGTGCTCGCGAAGGTCTTCGGGATCCGGCGCGTGACCTGGACGTTCCTGTCGGAGCATGCGCAGGTGCTGGAGTACGACGGGCGCCGGCTCGTCCTCGGCATCGCCACCGAGGGGCTCGCCCGGACCTTCCACCACGGCCCGCATGGCGAGGTGGTCCGTCAGGCGCTGATCGAGACGCTCGGGGTCGACGTGGCCGTCGAGGGCCGGGTGATGCCCGCCCGCGGCAGCGAGCCCCTGTCGCAGACTGCCCCCCTGTCCGATCCCGGCCCGCCCCGGATGAGCCCCGTCGAGCCGACCGAGCCCACGATGGGTGCGCGCGAGACGAGGCTCGAGCCGCCGGCGTCCCCGCCGTCCACCCCTTCCCCGCCGTCTACCCCGTCCGCGTCGCCCACCCCCTCCATGTCGCCCACCCAGTCCACGTCGCCTGGGGCGAGCACCGCAACGAGATCGGAGGGAGCGGCACCCGGCGTACCGGCCTCCGCGCAGCGGCCGACACCGCTCGACGCCCTCGACGACGACGAGGCCGAGGAGCTCCTGGACGACGACGACACCGAGCTCGCGCCGCCCATGGGGGTGGTCGACGAGACCGCAAGCGCGGCCGGTCTCGACGATGCTGACGACGGAGTCGACGACGGCGACGATGACGATGACGGCGGGCCTACGACGGACGTGTCGCACGTCGGCGAGGCCAATGACGGAAAGGATCCGGTGCCCCAGACCGGGCCGCCCGGCGCCCCCGCCGACCCGGGCTGGCCGGCCGACGACGACCCAGGCGACGGCGCCGGCTACGGCCCCCAGTACGCAGCCGACCCGGATCCGGACGAGGAACCCGACGACGAATGGGCCCCGGTTCCCGGCCCCAAGGGCGACCCGCTCAACGTCTTTGCCACTCCCGAGCCGGCGGCTCCTGCGGCACCGGCCGTCTCCTCGGAACCGGACCGCGCGTCCGAACCCGCCGCGCCTGCCGAACCCCCTGCCCCCGCTCCTGCGGCACCGCCCCCGCCGGCTGCCCCACGACCGGCCGGGGGGCGGGCCCGGATGAGCGCCTACGAGCGCGCCAAGGCGTCCCTCGGCGAGCGCGACCCGGGCGTCGCCGGTGCCTCCAGTGGTTCCCGAGGCGACCGCGGCCGGACCGGCCGTGCCCTCCCGGCGACTCAGGAGGCCGAGGACGCCGAGGTCAGCGTGGATGACGAGAACATCCAGGACTCCGGTGCAATCGGTCAGCCCGTCATCGCGAAGGTGCTCGGTGGGGTCGTGATCGACGAACGTCAGGAGTGA
- a CDS encoding response regulator transcription factor: MSSDHAMRAVVMESLRANGFRCVGCPDISSARTAIHAYAPAALICDLGLPGNGAHELCQYVRSAAGTPTLMLAARPDETEELMAFAAGAEDYVAWPTSARVLAARVRVATRRTTGLSPRCSQTADMVRHESIELVRSTRQVSVGGHAVHLTRTEFDLLALLMDSPYVVWSRPDLVRAVWGQWMGDDHLLEVHLSRLRTKIQAAGGPVVAQAVRGVGYRLTHRASPAPAVLTALTDPWDHGAPIAGPIELSDAERASA; this comes from the coding sequence GTGTCCAGCGATCATGCCATGCGGGCCGTAGTGATGGAATCGTTGCGGGCCAATGGATTTCGGTGCGTCGGCTGCCCCGATATCTCGTCCGCGCGGACGGCTATTCATGCGTACGCCCCCGCGGCGCTCATCTGCGATCTCGGGTTGCCCGGCAACGGCGCCCATGAGCTGTGCCAGTACGTGCGGTCCGCCGCGGGCACCCCGACCCTCATGCTCGCGGCACGCCCGGACGAGACGGAGGAGCTCATGGCCTTCGCGGCGGGCGCCGAGGACTACGTGGCCTGGCCCACGTCGGCCCGGGTGCTCGCGGCGCGGGTGCGCGTCGCCACCCGCCGTACGACGGGGCTATCCCCGCGGTGTTCGCAGACAGCCGACATGGTGCGGCACGAGTCGATCGAGCTGGTCCGCAGCACGCGGCAGGTCAGCGTCGGCGGCCACGCGGTGCACCTGACCCGCACCGAGTTCGACCTGTTGGCGTTGCTGATGGACTCGCCGTACGTCGTGTGGTCCCGGCCGGACCTGGTCCGGGCCGTGTGGGGCCAGTGGATGGGCGACGATCACCTGCTGGAGGTGCACCTCAGCCGGCTCCGGACCAAGATCCAGGCCGCCGGCGGCCCAGTCGTCGCGCAGGCCGTCCGGGGCGTGGGCTATCGGCTGACGCACCGCGCCTCGCCGGCGCCCGCCGTCCTCACCGCCCTCACCGACCCGTGGGATCACGGCGCGCCGATCGCCGGACCCATCGAGCTGTCGGACGCCGAGCGCGCCTCGGCCTGA
- a CDS encoding nucleotidyltransferase domain-containing protein, with the protein MDLTSPLATVTPTLDAGVLQVLTATRSSITTGEVHRRLGRGSDQGVRKVLARLVAQGVVVMEGPSRHPLYRFNRDHVAAEHIRGLAMVRSEIIRRIGAELDTWSVAAVHAGLFGSFARGEADSDSDIDVLLVHPALANRDTEDAWATQLGELEARVRAWTGNRAQLVAVSTEALAAMAAAKDPLLGSWRADMVHVRGQRLSDLLRRPR; encoded by the coding sequence GTGGATCTCACCTCTCCGTTGGCTACGGTCACACCGACCCTCGATGCGGGCGTGCTGCAGGTTCTCACCGCGACAAGGTCGAGTATCACGACCGGTGAAGTGCATCGTCGGCTCGGTCGCGGCAGCGACCAGGGCGTCCGCAAGGTTCTTGCCCGATTGGTTGCTCAGGGCGTGGTCGTCATGGAGGGTCCCAGTCGTCACCCGCTCTATCGATTCAACCGCGATCACGTAGCTGCTGAACACATTCGGGGGCTCGCCATGGTGCGAAGCGAGATCATCCGACGGATCGGTGCCGAACTGGACACGTGGAGCGTGGCGGCAGTCCACGCGGGCCTGTTTGGGTCATTCGCTCGGGGGGAAGCCGACAGCGACAGCGACATCGACGTGCTGCTGGTCCATCCCGCCCTCGCAAACCGGGATACCGAGGACGCCTGGGCGACCCAGCTCGGCGAGCTGGAGGCGCGGGTCAGAGCGTGGACGGGCAATCGTGCTCAACTTGTCGCGGTGTCGACAGAGGCCCTGGCTGCCATGGCGGCGGCGAAGGACCCCCTCCTCGGCTCCTGGCGTGCGGACATGGTCCATGTGCGTGGACAACGGCTGTCGGACCTGCTCCGGAGACCTCGATGA